A single Candidatus Thermoplasmatota archaeon DNA region contains:
- a CDS encoding ATP-dependent helicase translates to MDALLEGLTAEQRAVVLAPRRVVRVVAGAGSGKTLVLARAAAHRLASGRARPGRVLMLTFGRDAARHLARRVALATGTRDAGVEVLTFHAFAARHVPGAAARFLDEEAQERLGGDLLRWALAQPAAPHLRRALGLAPGDPDAAARLLGVLAFAKTSGDVSDAALGAQFPGLARAGDAVRGALERYEHAKAGRLDFDDLVLALRDRLAHDRAARDALAARYDAVFVDEYQDVNRAQHEVVLALAGAGAPPDAPRPDVLVVGDPRQSIYAFRGTRPRFLDGFLDAFDAAEREGLVLSTSFRVPAKALACANALFPERAAEALAPASDDPGAAPAWVEAADDEAEAALVADRVAALLAAGADPAEVAVLARTRRALAAYRLAAAKRTPDGEVGPAHAQVSTIHAAKGLEWDHVFLLAAREGSLPASPALVADPAHLADAVAEERRLFYVALTRARRAFVATCAPTAKRGASRFLAEAGVAREAPVTPTATTTRRSGRATP, encoded by the coding sequence GTGGATGCGCTTCTCGAAGGTCTCACCGCGGAGCAGCGCGCCGTCGTCCTCGCTCCGCGCCGCGTCGTCCGCGTCGTCGCGGGCGCCGGAAGCGGCAAGACGCTCGTGCTCGCGCGCGCCGCCGCGCATCGGCTCGCCTCGGGCCGGGCGCGACCCGGCCGCGTCCTCATGCTCACGTTCGGCCGCGACGCCGCGCGCCACCTCGCCCGGCGCGTCGCGCTCGCGACGGGGACGCGCGATGCCGGCGTCGAGGTGCTCACGTTCCACGCCTTCGCCGCGCGGCACGTTCCGGGCGCCGCGGCCCGCTTCCTCGACGAGGAGGCACAGGAGCGCCTCGGCGGCGACCTCCTGCGCTGGGCGCTCGCGCAACCGGCCGCGCCGCACCTGCGCCGCGCGCTCGGCCTCGCGCCGGGCGACCCCGACGCGGCCGCGCGCCTTCTCGGCGTCCTCGCGTTCGCGAAGACGAGCGGCGACGTGAGCGACGCGGCGCTCGGCGCGCAATTCCCCGGCCTCGCGCGGGCGGGCGACGCCGTGCGCGGCGCGCTCGAGCGGTACGAGCACGCTAAGGCCGGCCGCCTCGACTTCGACGACCTCGTCCTCGCGCTTCGCGACCGACTCGCGCACGACCGCGCCGCGCGCGACGCGCTCGCCGCGCGCTACGACGCCGTCTTTGTGGACGAATACCAGGACGTGAACCGCGCGCAACACGAGGTCGTGCTTGCGCTTGCCGGCGCGGGCGCGCCCCCCGACGCGCCGCGGCCGGACGTCCTCGTCGTGGGCGACCCGCGCCAGTCCATCTATGCGTTCCGCGGCACGCGGCCGCGCTTCCTCGACGGGTTCCTCGACGCCTTCGACGCCGCCGAGCGCGAGGGCCTCGTCCTCTCGACGAGCTTCCGCGTGCCGGCGAAGGCGCTCGCGTGCGCGAACGCGCTTTTCCCCGAACGCGCGGCCGAGGCGCTCGCGCCCGCCTCGGACGACCCCGGCGCGGCGCCCGCGTGGGTCGAGGCCGCGGACGACGAGGCCGAGGCCGCGCTCGTCGCCGACCGGGTCGCCGCGCTCCTCGCCGCGGGCGCCGACCCCGCGGAGGTCGCGGTCCTCGCCCGCACGCGCCGCGCCCTCGCGGCGTACCGCCTCGCGGCCGCGAAGCGCACGCCCGACGGCGAGGTCGGCCCCGCGCACGCCCAGGTGTCCACGATCCACGCGGCGAAGGGCCTCGAGTGGGACCACGTCTTCCTCCTCGCCGCGCGCGAGGGGAGTCTCCCCGCCTCGCCGGCCCTCGTGGCGGATCCCGCGCACCTCGCGGACGCGGTCGCGGAGGAGCGCCGGCTCTTCTACGTGGCGCTCACGCGCGCGCGGCGGGCCTTCGTCGCGACCTGCGCGCCGACCGCGAAGCGCGGCGCGAGCCGCTTCCTCGCGGAGGCGGGTGTGGCGCGCGAGGCGCCCGTCACGCCGACCGCGACCACGACGCGACGCTCAGGTCGCGCGACCCCGTGA
- a CDS encoding response regulator: protein MSSAPPFQRILHIEDSETDAFIVKRGLRGIPGLAIDWAQTAGEGLDLARKNPYDLILLDYALPDMTGLEALVRLTQRHPEAPVVLVSGFGSEYVAARGIHLGAIGYVNKDTPDFKERLAEILTELHEEGEERRRAKEVEDLVRQQPSVRHQLEAVLNDLREVLPEARGTFLSSIDGLPLAVSKSGQDKDVDVLSAMACASIVKNLDVIGGTLDLERHQGGLVHYDDGSLLFHRVENVGALVVVLDRNATWRTDGREVQQAVKEIEGVIAER, encoded by the coding sequence GTGTCGTCCGCCCCACCGTTCCAACGGATTCTGCACATCGAGGACAGCGAGACGGACGCCTTCATCGTGAAGCGGGGCCTTCGGGGCATCCCCGGCCTCGCGATCGACTGGGCGCAGACGGCCGGCGAGGGGCTCGACCTGGCGCGGAAGAACCCCTATGATCTCATCCTGCTCGACTACGCCCTTCCGGACATGACGGGTCTCGAGGCGCTCGTGCGCCTCACGCAGCGTCATCCGGAGGCGCCCGTCGTCCTCGTCTCCGGGTTCGGGAGCGAATACGTGGCGGCGCGGGGCATCCACCTCGGCGCGATCGGCTACGTGAACAAGGACACGCCCGACTTCAAGGAGCGCCTCGCGGAGATCCTGACGGAGCTGCACGAGGAGGGCGAGGAGCGCCGGCGCGCGAAGGAGGTCGAGGACCTCGTGCGCCAGCAGCCGTCGGTGCGTCACCAGCTCGAAGCGGTGCTGAACGACCTGCGCGAGGTCCTCCCGGAGGCGCGCGGCACCTTCCTCTCGTCGATCGACGGGCTCCCGCTCGCGGTGAGCAAATCGGGCCAGGACAAGGACGTGGACGTCCTGTCCGCGATGGCCTGCGCGAGCATCGTGAAGAACCTCGACGTCATCGGCGGCACGCTCGACCTCGAACGCCACCAGGGTGGCCTCGTGCACTACGACGACGGCTCGCTCCTCTTCCACCGCGTCGAGAACGTGGGCGCGCTCGTCGTCGTCCTCGACCGCAACGCGACCTGGCGCACCGACGGCCGCGAGGTCCAGCAGGCCGTGAAGGAGATCGAGGGCGTCATCGCGGAACGCTGA